A single region of the Lycium barbarum isolate Lr01 chromosome 2, ASM1917538v2, whole genome shotgun sequence genome encodes:
- the LOC132628451 gene encoding uncharacterized protein LOC132628451 has translation MTDNHKGWHEKLPYALLGYRTTERTSTVATPYLLVYGTKAVIPTKVEIPFLRIVQEVELDNAEWVRARYEKISLINEKRMVVVCHGQLYQQRMERAFNKQVKTRLFQIGQMMLKRIPHQDEYKGKFATNWQGLYVVRKVLFGEAIGLAEMDRQEWLKPINSDTIKGYYA, from the coding sequence atgactGATAATCACAAAGGTTGGCACGAGAagttgccttatgctttattgGGATACCGTACTACAGAGAGAACTTCAACAGTAGCAACGCCATACTTGCTGGTCTATGGAACCAAAGCAGTCATACCCACCAAAGTTGAGATACCTTTCCTGAGAATTGTTCAGGAAGTAGAATTGGACAATGCGGAATGGGTCCGAGCTCGATATGAGAAAATATCTTTAATCAATGAGAAAAGGATGGTTGTCGTATGTCATGGTCAATTGTACCAACAAAGGATGGAAAGAGCTTTCAACAAGCAAGTCAAGACCAGACTTTTTCAAATTGGGCAAATGATGCTCAAAAGAATCCCacatcaagatgaatacaaagggaaattTGCTACCAACTGGCAAGGTCTTTATGTGGTCCGTAAAGTCCTCTTTGGAGAAGCAATAGGATTGGCAGAAATGGACAGACAAGAGTGGTTGAAGCCAATCAACTCAGATACAATCAAGGGCTACTATGCATGA